From BD1-7 clade bacterium, one genomic window encodes:
- the upp gene encoding Uracil phosphoribosyltransferase, whose translation MINHPLVQHKLGLLRDSTISTRCFRAVANEIASLLTYEATLAMALETITVDSWQGPIDVQQIAGKKVTIVPILRAGLGMLDGVLQLIPGARISVVGLYRDETTLEPHSYYQKFCPAIEQRTALVVDPMLATGGTMVATLDALKEAGCSDISVLVLVAAPEGVKRVLDQHPDVAIYTASVDECLNENGYIIPGLGDAGDRLFGTQ comes from the coding sequence GTGATCAATCACCCCTTGGTACAACATAAACTGGGACTACTGCGTGACAGTACGATCAGCACGCGCTGCTTTCGTGCGGTGGCTAATGAAATAGCTAGCTTGCTCACCTATGAAGCGACCTTGGCGATGGCGCTTGAAACTATCACGGTTGATAGCTGGCAAGGGCCGATTGATGTTCAGCAAATCGCTGGTAAAAAAGTCACCATCGTGCCGATATTGCGGGCGGGATTAGGCATGTTAGATGGGGTCTTGCAGTTAATTCCGGGGGCGCGTATTTCAGTTGTTGGCCTGTATCGGGATGAAACCACACTTGAACCTCACAGCTATTATCAAAAGTTTTGCCCGGCCATTGAGCAGCGTACCGCCTTGGTGGTTGACCCTATGCTGGCAACGGGTGGCACCATGGTGGCGACCTTGGATGCACTCAAAGAAGCCGGCTGTAGCGATATTTCCGTGCTGGTATTGGTGGCCGCGCCAGAAGGCGTGAAACGCGTCCTTGATCAGCATCCCGATGTTGCAATCTATACGGCATCTGTTGATGAATGCTTAAATGAAAACGGCTATATCATTCCCGGGCTGGGCGATGCTGGAGATCGTCTTTTTGGAACACAGTAA